One window of Legionella pneumophila subsp. pneumophila str. Philadelphia 1 genomic DNA carries:
- a CDS encoding FAD-dependent oxidoreductase: protein MKHITIIGAGLAGTLCGLYLARRGYEVELFESRPDIRNSPTDYGRSINLALSCRGITALKAMNLLSEVNKIMVPMRARAIHEANGEVHYQPFGRYIDEYINAISRSDLNALLLNKAELCPNIKLHFNMKLHSLDIHNKKIKFENKNGDFVEASYHRLIGADGAPSHVRDMLKNEGIVSASRDFLSHGYKELSISKKHTKGMAREHLHLWPRDSFMLLGNPNPDDSITGSLFLANEGKDSFAELNNEEKLHLFFKTQFPDAYAAMPNLVQEFFGNPTGHLSTIQCSPWYYKDECLLIGDAAHGIIPFFGQGMNSAFEDCRILDELLDEYQDDWSRVNPLFYEQRKVNTDAIAKMSMDNYHEIHSDIRNPKFILQKQIERELMLRYPEHYVSMHVLVMFTNTPYAKAMAIGELQSGLLEQICFPITDIKELNWQEVEKLLGIYDKKLAKII, encoded by the coding sequence ATGAAGCACATTACCATAATTGGAGCCGGGTTAGCGGGAACTTTGTGTGGTTTATATCTTGCTAGAAGAGGCTATGAAGTAGAGTTGTTTGAATCAAGACCAGACATTCGTAATAGTCCGACTGATTATGGACGCTCCATTAATCTTGCTTTGTCATGCAGAGGAATTACCGCTTTAAAAGCAATGAACCTGTTAAGTGAAGTAAATAAAATTATGGTTCCAATGCGGGCAAGAGCTATTCACGAAGCCAATGGCGAGGTTCACTATCAACCATTTGGACGTTACATTGATGAATATATCAATGCTATTTCTCGTTCTGATCTCAATGCCTTGCTTTTAAATAAAGCGGAATTATGCCCTAACATTAAATTACACTTTAATATGAAATTGCACTCTCTTGATATTCATAATAAAAAAATTAAATTTGAAAATAAAAATGGTGATTTTGTTGAGGCCTCATATCATAGACTAATTGGAGCAGATGGTGCGCCGTCTCATGTAAGGGATATGCTGAAAAATGAAGGGATAGTTAGTGCAAGCAGAGATTTTTTATCTCATGGATACAAGGAGCTTTCAATTAGCAAAAAACATACAAAAGGGATGGCTAGGGAGCATTTGCATTTATGGCCACGTGATTCGTTTATGCTATTAGGTAATCCTAATCCTGACGATTCAATTACAGGTTCTTTGTTTTTAGCTAATGAAGGGAAAGACAGCTTTGCTGAACTAAATAATGAAGAAAAATTACATTTATTTTTTAAAACACAGTTCCCGGATGCCTATGCAGCTATGCCAAATTTGGTCCAAGAATTTTTTGGTAATCCTACTGGACATTTGAGTACTATCCAATGCTCACCCTGGTACTATAAAGACGAATGCTTATTAATAGGTGATGCGGCACATGGGATAATTCCATTCTTTGGGCAAGGAATGAATAGCGCATTTGAAGATTGCCGTATTCTTGATGAATTACTGGATGAATACCAAGACGACTGGTCGCGAGTGAACCCTCTTTTTTATGAACAAAGAAAAGTGAATACCGATGCGATAGCGAAAATGTCCATGGATAATTATCATGAGATTCATTCGGACATAAGAAATCCAAAATTTATTTTACAAAAGCAGATTGAACGGGAACTCATGTTGCGATACCCGGAACATTATGTTTCCATGCATGTTTTGGTTATGTTTACCAATACCCCGTATGCTAAAGCGATGGCAATAGGCGAGTTACAATCTGGCCTTTTAGAGCAAATTTGTTTCCCAATAACTGATATTAAGGAGTTAAATTGGCAGGAAGTAGAGAAATTACTTGGCATATATGACAAAAAATTGGCGAAAATTATTTGA